In Drosophila yakuba strain Tai18E2 chromosome 2R, Prin_Dyak_Tai18E2_2.1, whole genome shotgun sequence, a single genomic region encodes these proteins:
- the LOC6530022 gene encoding uncharacterized protein LOC6530022: protein MNFSVAFLVIMYLIEGAHSLVEFTNFQCESLDRNFCGFEYCHIKSVNRTYKYISLKVNLYKTPVSSVKVNAAIYKRLSGYKPFLYNVTVDGCKFIKNQNSYPIFKFIFSVFKDASNMNHSCPYDHDILLEKLSTEKFNHYVTKILPFPEGVYMVKMNWIAYGINRAIVRLYLTIT, encoded by the exons atgaatttttccGTGGCGTTCCTAGTCATTATGTATCTGATCGAAGGG GCGCATTCTCTAGTTGAATTCACGAATTTCCAGTGTGAGTCATTGGATAGAAACTTTTGCGGGTTCGAGTACTGTCACATAAAATCCGTAAACCGGACGTACAAATACATTTCCCTTAAAGTTAATCTCTACAAAACTCCTGTGAGCTCAGTCAAG GTGAATGCGGCCATTTACAAACGCTTGAGTGGCTATAAGCCATTTCTCTACAATGTAACTGTAGATGGCtgcaaatttattaaaaatcagAACTCGTATCCCATTTTTAAGTTCATTTTCAGTGTTTTCAAAGACGCCTCCAATATGAACCATTCCTGCCCCTACGAC cATGACATATTGCTGGAAAAGCTATCAACAGAGAAATTTAATCATTACGTAACCAAAATTCTTCCTTTTCCTGAGGGAGTATATATGGTAAAAATGAACTGGATCGCTTATGGCATTAACCGAGCTATAGTTCGATTATACTTAACAATCACATAA
- the LOC26534723 gene encoding uncharacterized protein LOC26534723, whose product MNFSVAFLVIMYLIEGAHSLVEFTNFQCESLDRNFCGFEYCHIKSVNRTYKYISLKVNLYKTPVSSVKVNTAIYKRLSGYKPFLYNVTVDGCKFLENQNSNPVSKFIFSVFKDVSNLNHSCPYDHDILLEKLSTEKFNHYVTKILPFPEGVYMVKMNWIAYGINRAIVRLYLTIT is encoded by the exons atgaatttttccGTGGCGTTCCTAGTGATTATGTATCTGATCGAAGGG GCGCATTCTCTAGTTGAATTCACGAATTTCCAGTGTGAGTCATTGGATAGAAACTTTTGCGGGTTCGAGTACTGTCACATAAAATCCGTAAACCGGACGTACAAATACATTTCCCTTAAAGTTAATCTCTACAAAACTCCTGTGAGCTCAGTCAAG GTAAATACGGCCATTTACAAACGCTTGAGTGGCTATAAGCCATTTCTCTACAATGTAACTGTAGATGGCTGCAAATTTCTTGAAAATCAGAACTCGAATCCCGTTTCTAAGTTCATTTTCAGTGTTTTCAAAGACGTCTCCAATTTAAACCATTCCTGCCCCTACGAT cATGACATATTGCTGGAAAAGCTATCAACAGAGAAATTTAACCATTACGTAACCAAAATTCTTCCTTTTCCTGAGGGAGTATATATGGTAAAAATGAACTGGATCGCTTATGGCATTAACCGAGCTATAGTTCGATTATACTTAACAATCACATAA